A window from Borrelia sp. P9F1 encodes these proteins:
- the rsmG gene encoding 16S rRNA (guanine(527)-N(7))-methyltransferase RsmG, translating to MCFFESTLKNLGISFTSESIDKLRIYIKKILLYSGRLNLVSSNDKNFEAVLFHALDSLSGLPVVIDNNPHQVFDVGSGAGFPGIVLALFDKHRRYFLLDRSNKRATFLRMMKIELDMNNVEILEHDIKEEKGKYEFVTVRAFRDIREYANILRLVLKDRGLIMAYKGRLNKVKFEIETIESLFRKIEIKPSFISGEKERNLLLLYA from the coding sequence ATGTGTTTTTTTGAATCTACTTTGAAAAATTTAGGGATTTCTTTTACTTCAGAAAGTATTGATAAGTTAAGGATTTATATCAAAAAAATATTATTGTATAGTGGCAGACTTAATTTAGTGTCAAGTAATGATAAAAATTTTGAAGCGGTGTTGTTTCATGCATTGGATTCTTTGTCTGGCCTGCCTGTTGTCATAGATAATAATCCTCATCAAGTATTTGATGTAGGTAGTGGTGCAGGGTTTCCGGGAATTGTTTTGGCTCTTTTTGATAAGCATAGAAGGTATTTTCTCCTTGATCGTAGCAATAAAAGAGCTACTTTTCTAAGAATGATGAAGATAGAGCTTGATATGAACAACGTAGAGATACTAGAGCATGATATTAAAGAAGAGAAGGGTAAGTATGAGTTTGTTACAGTTAGGGCTTTTAGGGATATAAGGGAATATGCAAATATTTTGAGATTAGTCTTAAAAGACAGAGGTTTGATTATGGCCTATAAGGGAAGGCTTAATAAGGTTAAGTTTGAAATTGAGACCATTGAATCCTTATTTAGAAAAATAGAGATAAAACCATCATTCATTAGTGGCGAAAAAGAAAGGAATTTACTTCTGCTTTATGCATAG
- the mnmG gene encoding tRNA uridine-5-carboxymethylaminomethyl(34) synthesis enzyme MnmG encodes MDFDAIVIGGGHAGIEASLALSRLNFKTLLITQNLDTIGKLSCNPAIGGLAKGNMVREIDALGGEMGRITDFSMIQFRILNKSRGPAVQAPRAQADKLMYQVKAKETLEGQSNLDLFQDNVSDFLLNSLKNKIEGVITERGNKFTSRVVVLTTGTFLGGKIFIGNYKASMGRLSEPATFGLRNILSDLGFEMGRLKTGTSARIQRRSVDFARTEIQFGDSDIIPFSFSNDLVDKSQLSCYITYTNSKTHEIISNNMHLSPLHSGEIVGNGPRYCPSIEDKILKFRDKDRHQIFIEPEGLNTGEMYLNGLSTSLPEGIQLELIRSINGLEDAVITRPGYAVEYDYVNPIELYASLETKRVEGLFIAGQTNGSSGYEEAAAQGLMAGINAALKIQNKEPVILARTSSYIGVLIDDLVTKGTGEPYRMFTSRAEHRLNLRHDTSDKRLMRLGYEIGLVEEEKYSAYLLKEQKIEEIKELLRQRRLRDRETSDLKLKKHIHKDFYHILKDPCISLNDLVKIDSRLDFSRVILEQVELDIKYEGYINRQRDLIRKMDNLELIRLPLDFSYEVDGLSREAREKFAKIKPSNLAQASRISGIRNTDIQVLLIYFSNPKNKVVPKLAL; translated from the coding sequence ATGGATTTCGATGCTATTGTGATTGGGGGGGGGCATGCTGGTATTGAGGCGTCTCTTGCGCTTTCGAGATTAAATTTTAAGACGCTTTTAATTACTCAGAATCTGGATACGATTGGAAAGCTTTCATGTAATCCAGCAATTGGTGGACTTGCTAAGGGAAATATGGTACGAGAGATTGATGCTCTTGGTGGAGAAATGGGACGCATTACTGATTTTAGCATGATTCAATTTAGAATTCTAAACAAGAGTAGGGGACCTGCGGTACAAGCTCCGCGTGCTCAGGCCGATAAATTAATGTATCAGGTTAAGGCAAAGGAAACATTGGAGGGCCAGAGTAATCTTGATCTTTTTCAAGATAATGTTAGTGACTTTTTGCTTAATTCTTTGAAAAATAAGATTGAAGGAGTCATTACAGAAAGAGGAAATAAATTTACATCTCGTGTTGTGGTGCTTACAACTGGAACTTTTCTTGGAGGCAAAATATTTATTGGTAATTACAAAGCTTCTATGGGAAGGCTATCTGAGCCTGCTACTTTTGGACTTAGGAATATTTTATCTGACCTTGGATTTGAAATGGGTAGACTCAAGACAGGGACTTCTGCAAGAATACAGAGAAGGAGTGTAGATTTTGCAAGAACGGAGATTCAATTTGGAGATTCTGATATTATTCCTTTTTCTTTTTCAAATGATTTAGTAGATAAGTCTCAACTCTCGTGTTACATTACTTATACCAATAGTAAAACCCATGAAATCATAAGCAATAATATGCATCTCTCACCGCTTCATTCTGGGGAGATTGTTGGAAATGGCCCTAGGTATTGTCCTTCAATTGAGGATAAGATATTAAAATTTAGAGATAAAGATAGGCACCAAATATTTATTGAACCTGAGGGGTTAAATACCGGGGAGATGTACCTTAACGGGTTAAGTACTTCGCTGCCCGAGGGTATTCAGTTAGAGTTAATTCGTAGTATTAACGGTCTTGAGGATGCTGTTATCACAAGGCCTGGATATGCGGTTGAGTATGATTATGTTAATCCTATTGAGCTTTATGCAAGTCTTGAAACTAAAAGAGTTGAGGGTCTCTTTATTGCTGGACAAACTAATGGTTCTTCGGGATATGAGGAAGCTGCAGCTCAGGGTTTGATGGCTGGAATTAATGCAGCCCTCAAAATTCAGAACAAAGAACCAGTTATACTTGCAAGAACGAGTTCTTATATTGGCGTACTCATTGATGATCTTGTTACTAAGGGGACTGGGGAACCTTACAGGATGTTTACTTCAAGGGCTGAGCATAGGCTTAATTTGCGACATGATACTAGTGATAAGCGGTTAATGAGATTAGGGTACGAGATTGGATTGGTTGAGGAGGAAAAGTATTCTGCATATCTTTTAAAGGAACAAAAAATAGAAGAAATTAAGGAACTTTTGCGTCAGAGGCGTCTTAGGGACAGAGAAACTAGTGATTTGAAGTTAAAGAAGCATATTCATAAAGATTTCTATCATATATTGAAAGATCCATGCATTAGTTTAAATGATCTTGTTAAGATAGATTCTAGGCTTGATTTTTCAAGAGTTATTCTTGAGCAGGTTGAGTTGGATATTAAGTATGAAGGTTATATTAATAGACAGAGGGACTTAATTAGGAAGATGGACAATCTTGAGCTTATTAGATTGCCTCTTGATTTCAGCTATGAAGTTGATGGCTTGTCAAGAGAAGCAAGGGAAAAATTTGCCAAAATAAAGCCATCGAACCTAGCTCAGGCCAGCAGAATTTCTGGTATTAGGAATACGGATATTCAAGTTTTACTTATATATTTCTCAAACCCTAAAAATAAGGTAGTACCTAAGTTGGCTCTGTGA